In the Colwellia sp. 20A7 genome, one interval contains:
- a CDS encoding substrate-binding domain-containing protein encodes MTDKIALSKRIHIKPAWSFYDEKGEYVDPRLFVLLSAIHNSGKLTIAATELGMSYRHVWNVLKKWTEFFGSDLVALKKGRGALLTPLGEKLLWAEQRAQARFEPQLISIASELNLEIQKHLMVKEPLLKIAASYGYAIALLPNFTNKFKLDLQYRSYEESFDALSKGECNIAAFHLPTDIVSQRLIDIYSKYFKANTYKVIRFVTRKQGLIVQKDNPKNITKMTDLQKSGIKFINRQKHSGTRLLIDELLARSSIDSKSVIGFDRFEFTHSAIAAYVASGMADVGIGIETAARQFGLDFIPLTTEHYVLVCHHKTLKELSVQRLIKEIKSDKFHEEVSRLAGYESTSCGDIDDLEEMIPWDI; translated from the coding sequence ATGACTGATAAAATAGCGTTATCTAAGAGAATTCACATTAAACCAGCATGGTCGTTTTATGATGAAAAGGGTGAGTATGTGGATCCTCGACTTTTTGTTTTGCTCAGTGCTATACATAATTCTGGAAAATTGACGATAGCGGCGACAGAATTGGGGATGTCTTATCGACACGTCTGGAATGTATTAAAAAAATGGACTGAATTTTTTGGCTCTGATCTAGTCGCATTAAAAAAAGGAAGAGGGGCGCTGTTAACGCCGTTGGGAGAAAAATTACTTTGGGCTGAACAAAGAGCTCAAGCACGATTTGAACCTCAATTAATCAGTATTGCATCAGAATTGAATTTAGAAATACAAAAACATTTAATGGTCAAAGAACCCTTGTTAAAAATTGCAGCAAGCTATGGGTATGCTATTGCTTTGCTACCTAATTTCACTAATAAATTTAAATTAGATCTACAATATCGGAGTTATGAAGAATCATTTGATGCTTTAAGCAAAGGGGAGTGCAATATAGCGGCATTTCATTTACCTACTGATATTGTTAGCCAAAGGTTAATTGATATTTATAGTAAATACTTTAAAGCGAATACCTATAAAGTGATTCGCTTTGTTACACGTAAACAAGGCTTGATAGTTCAAAAAGATAACCCGAAAAATATTACTAAAATGACAGATTTACAGAAGAGTGGTATTAAATTTATTAATCGGCAAAAACACTCAGGCACACGATTATTAATAGATGAATTATTAGCAAGGTCATCGATTGATTCTAAAAGTGTCATTGGCTTTGATAGGTTTGAATTTACACATTCTGCTATAGCTGCTTATGTCGCGTCAGGTATGGCCGATGTCGGGATTGGTATTGAAACTGCAGCACGTCAATTTGGTTTAGATTTTATTCCCTTAACGACAGAGCATTATGTATTAGTTTGTCATCATAAAACCCTAAAGGAACTCTCTGTGCAGCGTTTAATTAAGGAAATAAAAAGTGATAAGTTTCATGAAGAAGTGTCAAGGTTAGCAGGGTATGAATCTACCTCTTGTGGTGATATTGATGATTTAGAAGAGATGATACCTTGGGACATCTAA
- a CDS encoding formate dehydrogenase subunit delta gives MSSSQIENLVSMLNQIANNNNYKKTDEETAKVVANHVKRFWARSMKENILKYAANDGAQLSPTIKLALTQL, from the coding sequence ATGAGTAGTTCTCAAATTGAAAACCTAGTTAGTATGCTTAACCAAATTGCTAATAATAATAATTACAAAAAAACAGATGAAGAAACGGCAAAAGTCGTAGCTAATCATGTAAAAAGGTTTTGGGCACGATCAATGAAAGAAAACATACTAAAGTATGCTGCTAATGATGGTGCACAACTATCTCCCACCATAAAATTAGCATTAACTCAGCTTTGA
- the fdhD gene encoding formate dehydrogenase accessory sulfurtransferase FdhD — MTLEDEPKLQASYLTLPVTYWKQGSGQEQVNLDCIAEEVPIAMVYNGISHAVMMASPANLHEFSLGFSLSEGIINNVAEMYDIELVTSEKGIEVRIEISSERMMSLKSHRRNLTGRTGCGLCGSESLETAIRPIKSVTPQPLPSSQVIQYALSQLSEHQKLQALTGAVHGAAWCDAAGKITLLCEDVGRHNALDKLIGSLALRKINTQSGFVVISSRASYEMVQKVTSVNIATLVAVSAPTGLAITLANQANLNLIGFARPGRHTFYTKFDK, encoded by the coding sequence GTGACACTGGAAGATGAACCAAAATTACAAGCGAGCTATTTAACACTACCGGTAACTTATTGGAAGCAAGGTAGTGGGCAAGAGCAAGTAAATCTTGACTGTATCGCCGAAGAAGTCCCTATTGCAATGGTTTACAATGGAATTTCTCACGCAGTTATGATGGCCTCGCCTGCTAATTTACATGAATTTTCTTTAGGTTTTAGCTTATCTGAAGGCATTATCAATAACGTAGCAGAAATGTATGATATTGAGCTTGTAACCAGTGAAAAAGGGATAGAAGTACGTATTGAAATTAGTTCTGAACGTATGATGTCTTTGAAATCACACCGACGTAATCTTACCGGCCGAACAGGCTGCGGTTTATGTGGGAGTGAATCACTGGAAACAGCTATTCGGCCTATTAAGAGTGTAACACCACAACCGTTACCTTCTTCCCAAGTTATTCAATATGCCCTGTCACAATTAAGTGAACATCAAAAACTACAAGCGCTAACTGGCGCAGTTCATGGTGCAGCCTGGTGTGACGCAGCGGGGAAAATAACTTTATTATGTGAAGATGTGGGTCGACACAATGCTTTAGACAAGTTAATTGGTAGTTTAGCACTACGTAAAATCAATACCCAAAGTGGCTTTGTTGTGATTTCAAGCAGAGCAAGTTATGAAATGGTACAAAAAGTGACAAGTGTCAATATAGCTACCTTGGTAGCAGTTTCGGCACCAACAGGGTTAGCCATTACCTTAGCAAACCAAGCTAATCTTAACTTGATTGGCTTTGCTCGCCCAGGTAGACACACTTTTTATACCAAATTTGATAAATAA
- the fdhF gene encoding formate dehydrogenase subunit alpha: MINYFDPATNTTSNKPIDFNKDYGTPASTSTQKVSIEIDGVTITVPAGTSVMRAAAMADINIPKLCATDNIEAFGSCRLCAVQIEGMRGYPTSCTTPVKEGMVVSTENNDIAKLRRNIMELYISDHPLDCLTCSSNGDCELQDMAGAVGLREVRYGFDGDNHLDAKIDESNPYFTFEPSKCITCSRCVRACEEVQGTFALTIEGRGFASKVSAGTSENDFLSSDCVSCGACVQACPTATLTEKSVIEKGQPEHSIITTCAYCGVGCSFKAEMKGEEVIRMVPYKGGKANQGHSCVKGRFAFGYATHKDRVTEPMIRDSIDQPWKVVSWDEALAFSANKIKNIQTKYGRESVGGITSSRCTNEETYLVQKLIRAAFGNNNTDTCARVCHSPTGYGLKATIGEAAGTQTFDSVMKSDVVMVIGANPTDAHPVFASQLRKRLRQGAELIVVDPRTIDLLNTAHISANHHLPLKPGTNVAMINAIAHVILSEGLEDKNFIEQRTDEYNEWREFILDEINSPEAMESITTVSAEQIRIAARAFAKAKNGAIYYGLGVTEHSQGSTMVMGIANLALATGNIGREGVGINPLRGQNNVQGSCDMGSFPQELPGYQHVSDDVLRAKFEKSWGVTLDNEPGFRIPNMFDAAIEGTFKAMYVQGEDILQSDPNTQHVQAALSSLECLIVQDIFLNETALYAHVFLPGSSFLEKDGTFTNAERRINRVRKVMKPLAEFADWEVTQKLSNALGYPMNYQHPSEIMDEIASLVPTFSKVSYEKLDEQGSIQWPCNEEFPDGSPIMHVDNFPIGKGRFAITPYLASEDRANKRFPLLLTTGRILSQYNVGAQTRRTANQTWHKEDVLEIHPNDAEERGINDGDWLGITSRAGDTVLRAKVSERMQSGVVFTTFHHPISGANVITTDSSDWATNCPEYKVTPVQVEKVTSPSDWQTRYKKFSAQQKEHFKRSPKKQKASIGS, from the coding sequence ATGATTAATTATTTTGATCCGGCAACAAACACAACATCTAATAAGCCAATCGATTTTAATAAAGATTATGGCACTCCTGCCAGCACTTCAACTCAAAAAGTGTCTATCGAAATTGATGGGGTAACAATAACAGTACCTGCTGGTACTTCAGTTATGCGTGCTGCGGCAATGGCTGATATTAATATTCCTAAACTTTGTGCTACAGATAACATTGAAGCGTTTGGCTCATGTCGTTTATGTGCCGTACAAATTGAAGGTATGCGAGGCTACCCAACATCTTGTACAACACCAGTAAAAGAAGGCATGGTAGTGTCTACTGAAAATAATGACATTGCTAAACTGCGACGTAACATTATGGAGCTATACATATCTGATCACCCACTTGACTGCTTAACCTGCTCAAGTAATGGAGATTGTGAATTACAAGATATGGCCGGAGCGGTCGGCTTACGTGAGGTACGTTATGGCTTTGATGGTGATAATCATCTTGACGCTAAAATTGATGAGTCGAACCCTTATTTCACTTTCGAACCGAGTAAATGTATCACCTGTTCTCGTTGCGTTAGAGCCTGTGAAGAAGTCCAGGGTACCTTTGCCTTAACTATTGAAGGTCGAGGTTTTGCTTCAAAAGTGAGTGCTGGTACTAGCGAAAACGACTTCTTGTCTTCTGATTGTGTCTCTTGTGGTGCCTGTGTACAAGCTTGCCCTACTGCCACACTCACAGAAAAATCAGTTATTGAAAAAGGCCAGCCAGAACATAGCATTATTACAACATGTGCATATTGTGGTGTTGGTTGTTCATTTAAAGCTGAAATGAAAGGCGAAGAAGTTATACGCATGGTGCCCTACAAAGGCGGTAAAGCTAACCAAGGTCATTCTTGTGTGAAAGGTCGTTTTGCTTTTGGTTACGCTACGCATAAAGATCGCGTCACCGAACCTATGATCCGTGACAGCATTGATCAACCTTGGAAAGTTGTTAGCTGGGACGAAGCTTTAGCGTTTTCAGCTAATAAAATTAAAAACATTCAAACTAAATATGGCCGCGAAAGTGTTGGCGGTATTACTTCATCACGCTGTACCAATGAAGAAACCTATTTAGTACAAAAGCTTATTCGCGCTGCTTTTGGTAATAATAATACCGACACCTGCGCACGTGTTTGTCATTCACCTACCGGTTATGGATTAAAAGCAACCATTGGTGAAGCAGCGGGAACACAAACCTTTGATTCAGTGATGAAGTCTGATGTTGTCATGGTTATTGGCGCAAATCCAACTGACGCCCATCCAGTATTTGCTTCACAACTACGTAAACGTTTACGCCAAGGAGCCGAGTTAATTGTAGTAGACCCAAGAACAATTGATTTACTTAATACCGCTCACATAAGTGCTAATCATCACCTGCCGCTAAAACCAGGTACAAACGTTGCCATGATCAATGCCATAGCACACGTAATACTTAGTGAAGGTTTAGAAGACAAAAACTTCATTGAACAACGTACCGATGAATATAACGAGTGGCGTGAATTTATTCTTGATGAGATCAATTCTCCCGAAGCAATGGAAAGTATTACCACCGTAAGTGCTGAACAAATTCGCATTGCCGCTCGTGCTTTTGCGAAGGCAAAAAATGGTGCTATCTATTATGGTTTAGGTGTTACTGAACACAGCCAAGGTTCAACCATGGTAATGGGCATTGCGAACTTAGCATTAGCTACGGGCAATATCGGCCGAGAAGGCGTGGGTATTAACCCTTTACGTGGTCAAAATAATGTTCAAGGCTCTTGTGATATGGGGTCATTCCCACAAGAGTTGCCAGGTTATCAGCATGTTAGTGATGATGTATTACGCGCAAAATTTGAGAAAAGTTGGGGAGTAACCTTAGATAACGAACCCGGCTTTCGTATCCCAAACATGTTTGATGCAGCCATTGAAGGAACCTTCAAAGCTATGTATGTACAAGGGGAAGATATTTTACAATCAGATCCTAATACTCAACATGTACAAGCCGCATTATCATCATTAGAGTGCTTAATTGTTCAAGATATTTTCCTAAATGAAACAGCATTATATGCTCATGTATTTTTACCTGGCTCTTCATTTTTAGAAAAAGATGGTACTTTTACCAATGCAGAACGACGTATCAATCGAGTGCGTAAAGTAATGAAGCCATTGGCTGAATTTGCTGACTGGGAAGTCACTCAAAAGCTATCTAATGCATTAGGTTACCCGATGAATTATCAACATCCTTCTGAAATAATGGATGAAATCGCATCATTAGTACCTACGTTCAGTAAGGTTAGTTATGAGAAACTGGACGAGCAAGGTAGCATTCAATGGCCTTGTAACGAAGAGTTTCCTGATGGCTCACCCATCATGCATGTGGACAACTTTCCAATTGGGAAAGGACGTTTTGCGATCACGCCATACCTTGCCAGCGAAGACCGTGCTAATAAACGATTCCCGCTATTACTCACTACTGGGAGAATACTCAGTCAGTATAATGTAGGTGCACAAACACGACGTACCGCCAATCAAACATGGCACAAAGAAGATGTACTCGAAATACACCCTAATGATGCCGAAGAAAGAGGTATTAATGACGGTGACTGGTTAGGTATTACTAGTCGCGCTGGTGATACTGTATTAAGAGCTAAAGTCAGTGAACGTATGCAAAGTGGTGTAGTATTCACTACTTTCCATCACCCAATAAGTGGCGCTAACGTTATTACCACCGACAGTTCAGATTGGGCAACAAATTGTCCTGAATATAAAGTTACCCCTGTACAGGTTGAAAAAGTCACCTCTCCATCAGATTGGCAGACGCGTTACAAAAAGTTTAGTGCCCAACAAAAAGAGCACTTTAAACGTTCACCTAAAAAACAAAAAGCTAGCATAGGAAGTTAA
- a CDS encoding penicillin-binding protein activator, whose translation MSQTNFLVFNLFKQKHANVSFILLILITLFISACSSKPTTQKESTPINKATPSEVKITETAEEKLAEAKSLNAKSPRDEQSLLAQQATVNKLLIEASELFVQQQNYTKALLLANEITTFYQEDYQNTYTLLVIKARSLFGLNYLPEALQQLQLANELVDYTISESKITSLQLSFEYHQVLSQILAQKGHNVSALTAQLNAFSLNTIPSNDDIQAIWHNLEVLPQWQLKQLINNKPPLIKGWATLLNYSHQFGANAEQFSRYLNLWQQQNPDHPAVNIIEKLKETNLAIHNPINTIENSIEGLSRGDFEGNNEKSSENLYENLYEKTDEVITDKSKNIAILLPLSGSQQKAGLAAQQGILAAYESNIESNIESNIESNIESNIYFIDTNKVDWESLAAQFSEHNINQVIGPLLKPNVELFLELSTQHPVLQVPTLLLNLPSEHQLSEVQVALSMRPEDEAIQAAATLSQQDYHNPMILSHNDRVSKRIAHAFRQQWLTSTGKSLAIVYFTQGKQMQASLKENLDINASQDRIKQLSSSLKNSIKSEARNRRDIDMIYLIGSAAQTRLIKPYIDVNISPFAEIIPVYASSRSHSNFNDKYNASSTNDLHGLTFTQIPWLLTSNEQDKTLSQLSDTLWPKRSDSLSRIFAMGFDSYQLLTKIPLMKQAPYIRHFGQTGELTLNNENIITRSLIWGQYKNNMVTQIGME comes from the coding sequence TTGAGTCAAACTAATTTTCTAGTGTTTAATTTATTTAAACAAAAGCACGCCAATGTATCTTTTATACTATTGATATTGATAACGTTATTTATTTCTGCTTGTAGCTCTAAACCTACAACCCAAAAAGAAAGCACACCGATCAACAAAGCTACGCCTAGCGAAGTCAAAATAACGGAAACAGCGGAAGAAAAACTCGCTGAGGCAAAATCACTAAATGCTAAATCACCACGTGATGAACAATCATTACTTGCACAACAAGCAACCGTTAATAAATTATTAATTGAAGCAAGTGAGCTTTTTGTTCAGCAGCAGAATTATACTAAGGCGCTTTTATTAGCAAATGAAATTACAACGTTTTACCAAGAAGACTATCAAAACACTTACACATTATTAGTAATAAAGGCACGTAGCTTATTCGGATTAAACTATTTACCAGAAGCTCTGCAACAATTACAACTGGCTAATGAATTAGTGGACTACACCATTAGTGAAAGCAAAATCACATCACTTCAGCTGTCCTTCGAATACCATCAAGTCTTAAGTCAAATATTAGCGCAAAAAGGACATAATGTATCAGCGCTTACTGCACAGTTGAATGCTTTTTCTTTAAACACAATACCTTCCAATGATGATATTCAAGCCATTTGGCATAACCTTGAAGTTTTACCACAATGGCAATTAAAACAACTTATTAATAATAAACCTCCTTTAATTAAAGGCTGGGCAACATTACTAAATTATAGCCATCAATTTGGCGCTAATGCAGAACAATTTTCTCGTTATTTAAATTTATGGCAACAACAGAACCCTGATCATCCTGCGGTAAACATAATAGAAAAATTAAAAGAAACAAATTTAGCAATACATAACCCGATAAACACAATTGAAAATAGCATTGAAGGCTTATCTAGAGGTGATTTTGAAGGTAATAATGAAAAGTCATCTGAAAATTTATATGAAAATTTATATGAAAAAACAGATGAAGTTATTACTGATAAGAGTAAGAATATCGCGATTTTATTACCGCTTAGTGGTAGTCAACAAAAAGCAGGCTTAGCTGCCCAACAAGGTATATTAGCGGCTTATGAAAGTAATATAGAAAGTAATATAGAAAGTAATATAGAAAGTAATATAGAAAGTAATATTTACTTCATTGACACTAACAAAGTTGACTGGGAAAGCTTAGCGGCACAATTTTCTGAACACAATATCAATCAAGTTATTGGCCCTTTACTAAAGCCAAATGTTGAACTGTTCTTAGAACTAAGTACACAACACCCGGTACTGCAAGTTCCTACGCTATTATTGAATTTACCTTCTGAACATCAACTATCTGAAGTGCAAGTAGCCTTATCAATGCGCCCAGAAGATGAAGCAATTCAAGCAGCTGCAACACTTAGCCAACAAGATTATCATAACCCAATGATATTAAGCCATAATGATAGAGTTTCAAAACGTATCGCTCACGCCTTTAGACAGCAATGGTTAACCTCCACAGGAAAATCATTAGCTATAGTTTACTTTACTCAAGGTAAACAAATGCAGGCAAGTCTTAAAGAAAACCTAGACATTAATGCCAGTCAGGATCGTATAAAGCAATTAAGTAGCAGCCTGAAAAACAGCATAAAATCAGAAGCTAGAAATCGTCGTGATATTGACATGATTTACCTTATTGGTAGTGCAGCTCAAACCCGTTTAATTAAACCTTATATAGATGTAAATATAAGTCCATTTGCTGAAATTATCCCTGTATATGCAAGCTCTAGAAGCCATAGTAATTTTAATGACAAATATAATGCTAGCAGCACTAATGATCTACATGGCCTTACTTTTACTCAAATACCTTGGCTATTAACCTCAAATGAACAAGATAAAACACTAAGTCAACTTAGCGATACATTATGGCCTAAACGTTCTGATAGTTTATCTAGAATCTTTGCTATGGGATTTGATAGTTATCAACTCTTAACTAAAATACCGCTAATGAAACAAGCACCTTATATTCGTCATTTTGGTCAAACAGGTGAACTTACATTAAACAATGAAAACATAATTACCCGCAGCCTAATTTGGGGACAGTATAAAAATAACATGGTGACACAAATTGGCATGGAATAA
- a CDS encoding NAD(P)H-dependent oxidoreductase subunit E, translated as MRIELSSPLSNVENIIDSLKNKKGSLLPILHAIQKEVGYIAPQAIERIATKLKQTPAEIHGVISFYHQFRVAPPSDYQIQICRAEACQSRGGRQLEEHAKDFLNIDYHEMTSDKKFSLDSVYCLGNCATGPNIRINDELHGRISNEKFNKIVSNLDSQLK; from the coding sequence ATGCGAATAGAATTATCCTCCCCATTGTCCAATGTGGAAAACATCATTGATTCTTTAAAAAATAAAAAAGGCTCTTTGCTTCCTATATTACATGCCATTCAAAAAGAAGTGGGTTATATAGCACCTCAAGCAATAGAACGAATAGCAACAAAGTTAAAACAAACACCAGCAGAAATTCACGGTGTTATTAGTTTTTATCATCAATTTCGTGTCGCTCCTCCAAGTGACTATCAAATTCAGATTTGCCGAGCAGAAGCTTGCCAATCTCGAGGAGGTCGACAACTTGAAGAACATGCCAAAGACTTTCTAAATATTGATTATCACGAAATGACAAGTGATAAAAAATTCAGTTTGGATAGCGTTTATTGCCTCGGTAACTGTGCAACAGGTCCTAACATTAGAATTAATGATGAACTTCATGGCCGAATTTCTAATGAGAAATTTAACAAGATTGTTTCTAATTTAGACAGCCAACTGAAGTGA
- a CDS encoding formate dehydrogenase beta subunit, which translates to MKIFIPRESTAISLGAHDVAQAFTDYSSQHNIDINIVRNGSRGLYWLEPMIEVETPQGRMAYGPVESSDVAGIIEDITNNILHEKQPFHSLALGLTENIPYLKKQTRITFARAGIIDPTSLADYLALDGFKGLQKSLELSTQEIVTTIVDSGLRGRGGAAFPTGIKWQTVRDAGAEQKYIVCNADEGDSGTFADKLVMECDPFMLIEGMIIAGLAVGADQGYIYLRSEYLIADEILQNTIETAYKAGYLGSNICNSGKTFNLEVRLGAEAYICGEETALLESIEGKRGLVRFKPPLPALEGLFGKPTIVNNVLSLAAVPFIMSEGSHSYQQYGTNRSRGTLPFQLAGNVKQGGLIELPFGSSLKDLIDDFSGGTASNRPIKAIQVGGPLGAYLPTNKLDIPLDYEAFSKASAVLGHGGIVVFDDSVDMLEQARFSMEFCVVESCGKCTPCRIGSTRGVEVIDRIKNDERRAENMALLNDLCDTMVDGSLCAMGSMTPIPVRSAFTDFPQDFYLTTQVNNHD; encoded by the coding sequence ATGAAAATTTTTATTCCACGAGAAAGTACCGCGATCTCATTAGGAGCACATGATGTTGCTCAGGCATTTACCGATTATTCATCACAACACAATATTGACATCAACATAGTAAGAAATGGCTCCCGTGGTTTATATTGGTTAGAGCCGATGATTGAAGTAGAAACACCACAAGGGCGAATGGCATATGGCCCAGTAGAATCATCAGATGTTGCAGGAATTATCGAAGACATCACCAATAATATCCTTCATGAAAAACAACCTTTTCACTCGTTAGCACTCGGTCTAACAGAAAACATTCCCTATCTCAAAAAACAAACGCGTATAACATTTGCTCGAGCAGGTATTATTGACCCAACTTCTCTAGCTGATTATCTTGCTTTAGATGGCTTCAAAGGCTTACAAAAATCACTAGAACTATCTACTCAAGAAATTGTGACAACAATTGTAGATTCAGGTCTTCGTGGCAGAGGAGGCGCTGCTTTTCCTACAGGTATAAAATGGCAAACGGTAAGAGATGCGGGTGCTGAGCAAAAATATATCGTATGTAATGCAGATGAAGGAGATTCAGGTACTTTTGCCGACAAATTAGTGATGGAATGTGACCCATTCATGCTTATTGAAGGAATGATTATAGCTGGGTTGGCTGTGGGCGCTGATCAAGGATATATTTATTTACGTTCAGAATACCTTATCGCCGATGAGATATTACAAAACACAATAGAGACTGCTTATAAAGCAGGTTATTTAGGTAGTAACATTTGTAACAGCGGCAAAACGTTTAATTTAGAAGTAAGGTTAGGCGCAGAAGCCTATATTTGTGGGGAAGAAACCGCACTTTTAGAATCCATAGAAGGTAAAAGAGGCCTAGTACGCTTCAAGCCACCACTACCTGCTTTAGAAGGGCTATTTGGTAAGCCAACTATTGTAAATAATGTACTGTCGTTGGCGGCAGTTCCTTTTATCATGAGTGAAGGTAGCCATTCATATCAACAATATGGCACCAATCGTTCACGAGGTACCTTACCTTTCCAACTAGCAGGTAATGTTAAGCAAGGTGGATTAATTGAGTTACCTTTTGGTTCAAGTTTAAAAGACCTTATTGATGATTTTTCTGGTGGCACCGCCAGCAATCGTCCAATAAAAGCCATTCAAGTAGGTGGACCATTAGGCGCCTATTTACCAACGAATAAATTAGATATCCCACTTGATTATGAAGCATTCTCGAAAGCATCTGCAGTGCTAGGACATGGCGGTATTGTGGTCTTTGATGACAGCGTTGATATGCTAGAGCAAGCCCGTTTTTCAATGGAGTTTTGTGTTGTTGAATCTTGTGGCAAATGTACCCCTTGTAGAATTGGTTCAACCCGTGGTGTAGAAGTCATTGATCGTATAAAAAACGATGAGCGCCGCGCTGAGAATATGGCTTTACTTAACGACCTTTGCGACACCATGGTTGATGGATCTTTATGTGCAATGGGCAGTATGACTCCAATACCAGTACGTAGTGCTTTCACTGATTTCCCTCAAGATTTCTATTTAACGACACAGGTAAACAATCATGATTAA
- the rsmI gene encoding 16S rRNA (cytidine(1402)-2'-O)-methyltransferase yields MSENIINPGTLYIVATPIGNLGDISSRALSVLTQVDIIACEDTRHTQRLLSAHAIKNKTLSMHDHNERQRQDYIAQLLQEGKSIALVSDAGTPLISDPGFHLVRHCRSLNLPVSPIPGACAAIAALSVAGLPTDRFSFEGFLPSKAGARQSTLLSLINEPRTMVFYDAPRRAIDTVKDIVATLGGERYVVIARELTKTFETIHSDTAENFLAWLEQDANQLKGEMVLIIEGYKADPDEISAEVIKTLKLLLVEMKPKKACAIVAEIYGVKKNALYDIALSLKV; encoded by the coding sequence ATGAGTGAAAACATAATAAATCCCGGTACTTTGTATATAGTGGCTACACCTATTGGAAACTTAGGTGATATCAGTTCAAGAGCGTTATCGGTATTAACTCAAGTTGATATTATTGCCTGTGAAGATACCCGACATACACAAAGACTATTGTCTGCTCATGCTATTAAGAATAAAACATTATCAATGCATGATCATAACGAACGCCAACGACAAGATTATATCGCGCAGTTATTGCAAGAAGGAAAAAGTATTGCTTTAGTGTCTGATGCGGGAACGCCGTTAATTAGTGATCCAGGCTTCCATTTAGTACGACATTGTCGCAGCTTGAATTTACCTGTGTCTCCCATTCCTGGAGCTTGTGCTGCTATTGCTGCGTTAAGTGTTGCTGGACTACCTACGGATAGATTTTCGTTTGAAGGTTTTTTACCTTCAAAGGCAGGTGCAAGACAAAGTACGTTATTATCATTAATTAATGAACCTAGAACGATGGTTTTTTATGATGCCCCTAGGCGTGCTATTGATACAGTAAAAGACATAGTGGCTACTTTAGGTGGCGAACGTTATGTGGTTATTGCTCGAGAATTAACAAAAACTTTTGAAACTATCCATTCAGATACCGCTGAGAATTTTCTTGCTTGGCTTGAGCAAGACGCTAACCAACTTAAAGGTGAAATGGTTTTAATTATTGAAGGTTATAAGGCTGATCCGGATGAGATTTCTGCAGAAGTCATTAAAACCCTAAAGCTATTGTTAGTTGAAATGAAGCCGAAAAAAGCCTGTGCCATTGTTGCTGAAATTTATGGTGTAAAAAAGAATGCACTTTATGATATTGCGCTAAGCTTAAAAGTATAG